Proteins from a single region of Thermogemmata fonticola:
- a CDS encoding PseG/SpsG family protein: MDASRGPILFRCDGTVALGWEALYQCLSLAAALQRRRRGTHFFSYLEPLSLATTIHRGNNEWHAAEQPLGADKDLEATIAKARSLGAAAIVVAGAGMTSDYLARLRQETGALVLVFDSTAAIELPVDILVNPLLAPGKKAFRIGPGCQRLLGARFALCRGVFRRQRAIRATEPLPPFRALLAWGDHDASDQVLLRAEQLLAIDRIAKVSVAARSHHPFYDALRERAEQSGGRLEVITENKELLTRLVRVHFALTAGDAWAPELCVVGIPQLIISTTPRHALNGRKMDEEGVATYLGDAAEVGADQLRAAVDLLLDDPMERKGMTRCARNMFDGRGPDRIVNGLEILLHSPARRRAALRLPAAA, from the coding sequence ATGGATGCGAGTCGCGGTCCGATTCTGTTTCGCTGTGACGGGACGGTGGCGTTGGGCTGGGAGGCGCTGTACCAGTGTTTGTCGCTGGCAGCGGCCTTGCAGCGGCGGCGGCGGGGCACGCACTTTTTCAGCTACCTGGAACCGCTCTCGCTCGCCACGACGATCCATCGGGGGAACAACGAGTGGCACGCCGCGGAGCAGCCCCTGGGGGCGGATAAGGACCTGGAAGCGACCATTGCCAAAGCCCGGTCGTTAGGAGCGGCGGCGATCGTCGTGGCCGGCGCCGGTATGACCAGCGACTATCTGGCCCGCCTGCGGCAGGAGACCGGGGCGCTGGTGCTCGTCTTCGACTCGACCGCGGCCATCGAGCTGCCGGTGGATATTCTGGTCAATCCGCTCCTGGCGCCGGGGAAGAAGGCGTTCCGGATCGGGCCGGGCTGCCAGCGCTTGCTGGGGGCGCGTTTTGCTCTATGCCGGGGCGTCTTCCGACGGCAGCGCGCCATCCGGGCGACCGAGCCGCTGCCTCCCTTCCGCGCCCTGCTGGCTTGGGGAGACCACGACGCCTCCGATCAGGTCCTTCTCCGGGCTGAGCAGTTGCTGGCTATCGACCGCATCGCCAAGGTGTCGGTGGCTGCCCGCAGCCATCATCCCTTCTACGACGCCCTGCGTGAACGAGCAGAACAGTCCGGCGGACGCCTGGAAGTTATCACGGAGAACAAGGAATTGCTCACCCGCCTGGTCCGGGTCCATTTCGCCCTGACCGCAGGGGATGCCTGGGCGCCGGAACTGTGCGTCGTCGGCATCCCGCAGTTGATCATCAGCACGACCCCCCGCCATGCTCTCAACGGGCGCAAGATGGACGAAGAAGGGGTGGCGACCTACCTGGGCGATGCCGCCGAGGTGGGAGCGGACCAACTCCGCGCTGCCGTCGATCTTTTGCTGGACGATCCGATGGAACGCAAGGGGATGACCCGCTGCGCCCGCAACATGTTCGATGGGCGGGGGCCGGATCGGATCGTCAACGGCCTGGAGATCCTGCTGCACAGCCCGGCCCGACGGCGCGCCGCCCTGCGCTTGCCCGCCGCGGCTTGA
- a CDS encoding ParB/RepB/Spo0J family partition protein has translation MTMDVMTKPRLGRGLEALLGESSRTAGSVAPLTVPIERITRNPYQPRKQFDEEQLQALSESIRTHGVLQPLLVREHGEGHYQLVAGERRLRAAEAAGLREVPVHIVRLDDQQLFEAALVENLHRSDLNPLEKAHSFKDYLERFGLTQEQLAARLSLDRTTISNLLGLLHLPAEVQEAVRLGQISLGHAKALKGIPDPQRQISLCKEVIMKNLSVHALELLIRQQRSEGLASAPTGEGRPATTAAEKTPHVQAIEDELRQHLAVKVEIRVKAKDKGQIVLAFNSNDDFERLIEVLRR, from the coding sequence ATGACCATGGATGTCATGACCAAGCCGCGATTGGGCCGAGGATTGGAAGCCCTTTTGGGGGAGAGCAGCCGGACGGCCGGCAGTGTCGCGCCGCTGACGGTGCCCATCGAACGGATCACACGCAATCCGTACCAGCCGCGGAAACAGTTCGACGAGGAACAACTCCAGGCGCTATCCGAGAGCATCCGCACGCACGGGGTGCTCCAGCCGCTTTTGGTTCGGGAACATGGCGAGGGGCATTATCAACTGGTGGCCGGGGAGCGGCGTCTGCGGGCCGCCGAGGCCGCCGGCCTGCGGGAAGTACCCGTCCATATCGTCCGCCTGGATGATCAGCAGCTCTTCGAGGCCGCCCTGGTGGAAAACCTCCACCGCAGCGACCTCAACCCGCTGGAAAAAGCCCACAGCTTCAAGGATTATCTGGAGCGCTTTGGCCTGACCCAGGAGCAGCTCGCCGCCCGCCTCAGCCTCGACCGCACCACCATCAGCAACCTGCTGGGTCTGCTCCATCTGCCCGCCGAAGTGCAGGAGGCGGTCCGCCTGGGTCAAATCAGCCTCGGCCACGCCAAGGCCCTCAAGGGCATCCCCGATCCCCAGCGGCAGATCAGCCTCTGCAAGGAAGTCATCATGAAGAACCTCTCGGTCCACGCTCTGGAGCTGCTCATCCGCCAGCAGCGGAGCGAAGGGTTAGCCTCGGCACCGACTGGTGAAGGCCGACCTGCCACGACCGCCGCCGAAAAAACGCCCCACGTCCAGGCCATCGAGGATGAACTCCGCCAGCACCTGGCCGTCAAAGTCGAAATCCGCGTCAAAGCTAAGGACAAGGGACAGATCGTCCTGGCCTTCAACTCCAACGACGACTTCGAGCGCCTCATCGAAGTGCTCCGCCGTTAA